One window of Triticum dicoccoides isolate Atlit2015 ecotype Zavitan chromosome 5A, WEW_v2.0, whole genome shotgun sequence genomic DNA carries:
- the LOC119301679 gene encoding probable folate-biopterin transporter 6 has protein sequence MLEEERGAMEAGGGGWAEAALEPVRWVRMLCRELGATFVAGVVLVYGLNQGFAGSFFRVASDYYWKDVQRVQPATVQFLSIFFHVPWVLKPLWGVMTDVLPVQGYRRRPYFVFSGMLGMFSTAILAGVGLSVTSAVVCFVGISTAVAIADVTIDACIAKNSIDKPALAPDMQSLCAFSSSLGALIGYATSGMFVHHLGAQGALGVMALPPTMLVFLGFYIYELKMYQHNMKEKVLNKVTVAVKGMVQTIKYPVVWKPSLYMFLSLALSISTHEGQFYWYTNKEPPNPGFSQEFVGMVHAVGAVASMVGVLIYHKNLKDYPFRSILFFAQLLHGASGLLDLTFVLRWNLALGVPDAAFVTLEECVSRVVGRVRLMPMMVLSTKLCPPGAEGTFFALLMCIDSLGMLVAKTGGAFVLRALHVTRTDFSNLWLAVLLRNLLRLSALGAIFLVPTADQTDVLLPQDLLSSGSPVAAAGDEEERLLQLGKLTSRTDDDV, from the exons ATGCTGGAGGAGGAGCGCGGTGCCAtggaggcaggcggcggcgggtgGGCGGAGGCGGCGCTGGAGCCGGTGCGGTGGGTGCGGATGCTGTGCCGGGAGCTGGGCGCGACGTTCGTGGCCGGGGTGGTGCTGGTGTACGGCCTCAACCAGGGCTTCGCCGGCTCCTTCTTCCGGGTGGCGTCCGACTACTACTGGAAGGACGTGCAGCGGGTGCAGCCGGCCACCGTGCAGTTCCTCTCCATCTTCTTCCACGTCCCCTGGGTCCTCAAGCCCCTCTGGGGGGTCATGACCGACGTCCTCCCCGTCCAAGGCTACCGCCGCCGCCCCTACTTCGTCTTCTCAG GAATGCTTGGAATGTTTTCAACTGCCATTCTTGCCGGTGTCGGACTATCAGTGACTTCTGCAGTAGTTTGCTTCGTGGGAATCTCCACAGCAGTTGCCATTGCTGATGTTACAATAGATGCATGCATCGCAAAGAACAGTATTGACAAGCCAGCATTGGCCCCAGACATGCAGAGCCTTTGTGCATTCTCGTCGTCGCTAGGTGCACTTATTGGGTATGCTACAAGTGGCATGTTTGTCCACCATCTAGGGGCACAG GGTGCATTAGGTGTGATGGCTTTACCTCCTACTATGTTGGTTTTCCTAGGATTTTACATATATGAGCTGAAAATGTATCAGCATAACATGAAAGAGAAG GTTTTGAACAAGGTTACTGTGGCAGTTAAAGGGATGGTTCAGACAATAAAGTATCCAGTAGTGTGGAAACCATCTCTTTACATGTTCCTTTCGCTGGCCCTCAGTATCAGCACTCATGAGGGGCAGTTCTACTGGTACACTAACAAGGAACCGCCTAATCCTGGATTTTCACAG GAATTTGTGGGGATGGTGCACGCCGTCGGCGCGGTGGCGTCCATGGTGGGCGTCCTGATCTACCACAAGAACCTCAAGGACTACCCGTTCCGGAGCATCCTCTTCTTCGCCCAGCTCCTGCACGGCGCCTCCGGCCTCCTCGACCTCACCTTCGTGCTCCGGTGGAACCTCGCGCTCGGCGTCCCGGACGCGGCCTTCGTCACCCTGGAGGAGTGCGTCTCCCGGGTCGTCGGCCGCGTCCGGCTGATGCCGATGATGGTGCTGAGCACCAAGCTCTGCCCGCCGGGCGCCGAGGGCACCTTCTTCGCGCTGCTCATGTGCATCGACAGCCTCGGCATGCTGGTGGCCAAGACCGGCGGCGCCTTCGTGCTCCGGGCCCTGCACGTGACGAGGACCGATTTCAGCAACCTCTGGCTCGCCGTCCTGCTGAGGAACCTGCTGAGGCTGTCCGCGCTGGGCGCCATCTTCCTGGTGCCCACCGCCGACCAGACCGACGTGCTGCTCCCGCAGGACCTCCTCAGCTCCGGCTCCCCGGTGGctgccgccggcgacgaggaggagaggTTGTTGCAGCTCGGGAAGCTCACTTCTCGCACTGACGACGATGTATGA